In Zingiber officinale cultivar Zhangliang chromosome 11B, Zo_v1.1, whole genome shotgun sequence, a single window of DNA contains:
- the LOC122035192 gene encoding uncharacterized protein LOC122035192: protein MASSSVIVFLKDEKLRQLAELIRNHEVYNLYHITFQNLGDQLEYLRMSNNNMTTVHTLLDNCNAIVIRYKDDAVRRPIAEQILAYTEHCLNNALQLIRNYTLRRSYLDKMTDHQLQLFQALEELDTSSGDAVVDFTESIQEHDRLVMSYMRLNLNPHASAEFSRYLRNVGIGFDELVRSYQTRLGYTGRFEDLEIEQKLEVYAAIIEASGRLSVLLGEQGKGDDTVKASSITYQRKRPNYGSAAMFLIDVGQIIWDVYSSDHPITTATREALVLAAETGGAALGKLVGVAIATQLTGQAATTLFVTAVGLIGGFVGGFILGAVAGFLFDRIFSSGGAAVLPTDGFILYVAAMPNGHHLAKQIAHI from the exons ATGGCCTCCTCTTCAGTTATTGTTTTCCTGAAAGATGAGAAGCTCCGGCAGCTCGCCGAGCTAATTCGCAACCACGAAGTTTACAACTTATACCACATAACTTTCCAAAACTTAGGGGACCAACTCGAATACCTCAGGATGAGCAACAATAACATGACAACCGTTCACACACTCCTGGACAACTGCAATGCGATAGTGATCAGGTACAAGGACGACGCTGTTCGCCGGCCCATCGCCGAACAGATTCTTGCCTATACAGAGCACTGCCTCAACAACGCACTTCAGCTCATTAGGAACTACACACTGCGAAGGAGCTATCTCGACAAAATGACGGATCACCAACTGCAACTCTTCCAAGCGCTGGAGGAGTTGGACACTTCGAGTGGAGATGCTGTGGTTGATTTCACCGAATCCATTCAGGAACACGACCGATTGGTCATGAGCTACATGAGGTTGAATCTCAACCCTCATGCTTCAGCAGAATTCTCAAGATATCTCAGGAACGTCGGCATTGGCTTTGACGAACTAGTTCGAAG TTACCAAACTAGGCTTGGGTATACGGGACGGTTTGAGGACTTGGAAATAGAGCAAAAGCTAGAGGTATATGCCGCAATAATTGAGGCATCGGGACGGCTAAGTGTGTTATTGGGCGAGCAGGGGAAGGGAGACGACACAGTGAAGGCTTCGTCAATAACATATCAAAGGAAGAGACCGAATTATGGTTCGGCAGCCATGTTCCTGATAGATGTGGGACAGATAATCTGGGACGTGTATTCGTCGGACCACCCAATCACGACGGCTACGAGAGAGGCCTTAGTTCTGGCAGCAGAAACAGGTGGAGCAGCTTTGGGAAAGCTTGTGGGAGTTGCTATAGCGACTCAGTTAACTGGTCAAGCAGCTACTACGTTGTTCGTCACGGCCGTCGGACTAATCGGAGGATTTGTGGGAGGTTTTATTCTTGGAGCCGTTGCTGGCTTCTTGTTCGATCGGATTTTCAGCTCCGGTGGGGCAGCCGTCCTTCCGACTGATGGCTTTATTCTCTATGTTGCTGCCATGCCTAATGGCCACCACTTGGCCAAACAAATTGCCCATATTTAA